Proteins encoded in a region of the Pseudomonas shahriarae genome:
- a CDS encoding MDR family MFS transporter has translation MEADGRTSNVSFRAWVAVIGGLFGCFMAGMNVHVTSAALPEIEGALGATFEEGSWISTAYLVAEIIMIPLTAWLVQVFSLRRVMLWGSGVFLVASVACSMAPNLPVMIIIRVIQGAAGAVLIPLSFQLIITELPASKIPLGMALFSLANSVAQAAGPSIGGWLTDVYSWRWIFYLQLFPGIALLAAVAWSIDRQPMNLGLLRQGDWLGIACMVLGLGALQIVLEEGGRKDWFGSAFIGWMSLAAAVGLVGFVGRQLWGRKSFINLRLLAHYNFGVASVAMFIFGASTYGLVFLVPNYLSQMQGYNASEIGVSLIAYGLVQLVLAPFLPRLMKWLSAKILVASGFAIMALGCWMGAHLSADSASNVIIPSIVVRGIGQPLIMVALSVLAVHGLAKAQSGSASAVFSMLRNLGGAVGTALLAQLVVVREQVHSARIGESLSIFEPALQQHLPNGGLLQEQWPEQQQVLGLLDQSVRHQAFLMAYSDAFYLACVALTLCAVAALLLRRT, from the coding sequence AAATCGAAGGTGCGCTGGGGGCCACGTTCGAGGAGGGCTCGTGGATTTCCACGGCCTATCTGGTGGCGGAAATCATCATGATCCCGCTCACCGCGTGGCTGGTGCAGGTGTTCTCGTTGCGGCGGGTGATGCTGTGGGGCTCCGGGGTTTTCCTGGTGGCCTCGGTGGCCTGTTCGATGGCGCCGAACCTGCCGGTGATGATCATCATCCGGGTCATTCAGGGGGCGGCGGGGGCGGTGCTGATTCCGTTATCGTTCCAGTTGATCATCACCGAACTGCCTGCCAGCAAGATCCCCCTGGGCATGGCCCTGTTCAGCCTGGCCAACAGTGTGGCCCAGGCCGCAGGGCCGTCCATTGGTGGCTGGCTGACCGATGTGTATTCGTGGCGCTGGATCTTCTACCTGCAACTGTTTCCCGGTATCGCGCTGTTGGCGGCAGTGGCCTGGTCCATTGACCGCCAGCCGATGAACCTTGGGCTGTTGCGCCAGGGCGACTGGTTGGGCATCGCCTGCATGGTCCTGGGCCTGGGCGCGTTGCAGATCGTGCTGGAGGAGGGCGGGCGCAAGGATTGGTTCGGTTCGGCGTTTATCGGCTGGATGAGCCTGGCGGCGGCGGTGGGCCTGGTGGGCTTTGTCGGCCGACAATTGTGGGGCCGCAAAAGCTTTATCAACCTGCGGCTATTGGCGCACTACAACTTTGGCGTGGCCAGTGTGGCGATGTTTATCTTCGGTGCCAGCACGTACGGCCTGGTATTCCTGGTGCCCAATTACCTGTCACAGATGCAGGGCTACAACGCCAGTGAAATTGGCGTCAGCCTGATTGCCTATGGCCTGGTGCAACTGGTGCTGGCGCCGTTCCTGCCACGACTGATGAAGTGGTTGAGCGCAAAAATTCTCGTGGCCTCCGGTTTTGCGATCATGGCCCTGGGCTGCTGGATGGGCGCGCACTTGTCGGCAGACAGCGCCAGCAACGTGATCATCCCCTCGATCGTGGTGCGCGGCATTGGCCAGCCGCTGATCATGGTGGCGCTGTCGGTGCTGGCGGTGCATGGGCTGGCCAAGGCACAGTCCGGCTCGGCCTCGGCAGTGTTCTCGATGTTGCGCAACCTGGGCGGCGCGGTGGGCACGGCCCTGCTGGCGCAACTGGTGGTGGTGCGCGAGCAGGTGCATTCGGCGCGCATCGGTGAGTCGCTGAGCATTTTCGAACCGGCTTTACAGCAACATTTGCCGAACGGCGGCTTGTTGCAGGAGCAATGGCCGGAGCAGCAGCAAGTGCTGGGGTTGCTCGACCAGAGCGTGCGGCACCAGGCATTTTTGATGGCTTACAGCGACGCGTTCTACCTGGCGTGTGTGGCATTGACCTTGTGTGCGGTGGCGGCGTTGCTGCTTCGCCGCACTTGA
- a CDS encoding TetR/AcrR family transcriptional regulator, translating into MSRARAEMIEETRARLLASARHAFATQGFANTSMDDFTARAGLTRGALYHHFGDKKGLLAAVVAQLDSEMDDRLQQISTQADNPWDGFCERCRAYLHMAQDPEIQRIVLQDAPAVLGADVGAQQHCIESLRRLLDELMQAGLIEHAPSLALARLINGSLVDTAQWIAHAERPDECLEQALQGLELLLRGLKPHR; encoded by the coding sequence ATGAGCCGAGCCCGCGCCGAGATGATTGAAGAAACCCGCGCCCGCCTGTTGGCCAGCGCCCGCCATGCCTTTGCCACCCAAGGCTTTGCCAATACCTCGATGGATGATTTCACCGCCCGCGCCGGCCTTACCCGTGGGGCGCTGTACCATCACTTTGGCGACAAGAAAGGACTGCTGGCCGCGGTGGTCGCGCAACTCGACAGCGAAATGGATGACCGTCTGCAACAAATCAGCACTCAGGCCGACAACCCCTGGGACGGTTTTTGCGAGCGCTGCCGCGCCTACCTGCACATGGCCCAGGATCCCGAGATCCAGCGGATCGTGCTGCAAGATGCACCGGCGGTGCTGGGTGCAGACGTGGGGGCCCAGCAGCACTGCATCGAATCATTGCGTCGGCTGCTGGATGAATTGATGCAGGCCGGGCTTATCGAGCATGCCCCCAGCCTGGCACTGGCCCGGTTGATCAATGGCAGCCTGGTAGATACGGCGCAATGGATTGCCCATGCCGAACGCCCGGACGAATGCCTGGAGCAAGCGCTGCAAGGCCTGGAGTTGCTGCTGCGGGGGCTGAAACCCCATCGCTGA
- a CDS encoding MFS transporter — MANPYAELFQAPGSRAFVSAGMLARMPISMTGIGLITMLSQLRGGYGLAGAVAATFALATAFCAPQVSRLVDRYGQGRVLPVAAMIGGGALLLLLLCTRLQAPDWTLFIFAALAGCMPNMSAMVRARWTEIYRGQPRLQTAFALESVLDEVCFILGPPLSVGLCVLLFPEAGPLVGAILLAVGVTAFVLQKQTEPAIHAQLEHQGSWLITQPSVLVLIILLVAMGTIVGVVDVVSVAFAQHQGQPAAASIVLSVYAIGSCLAGLAFGALKLNMPLPRQFLLCGLATALTTLPLLWVGDILGLALAVFVSGLFFAPTLIVSMALVEQVVPPSRLTEGMTWLITGLSIGVAIGAASSGWMIDHFGAASGFWVALMAGAVVLVSALLGYRRLG, encoded by the coding sequence ATGGCAAACCCCTACGCCGAGCTGTTCCAGGCGCCAGGTTCCAGGGCTTTTGTATCGGCCGGCATGCTCGCTCGCATGCCGATATCCATGACCGGTATCGGGCTGATCACCATGTTGTCCCAACTGCGTGGCGGTTATGGGTTGGCGGGCGCGGTGGCGGCAACGTTTGCCCTGGCCACGGCCTTTTGCGCACCGCAGGTTTCGCGACTGGTAGACCGTTATGGCCAGGGCCGCGTCTTGCCGGTGGCAGCCATGATCGGCGGTGGGGCGTTGTTGCTGCTGTTGCTGTGTACCCGTTTGCAGGCGCCGGACTGGACCCTGTTTATCTTTGCCGCCCTGGCCGGTTGCATGCCCAACATGTCGGCCATGGTGCGGGCGCGCTGGACCGAGATCTACCGTGGCCAGCCACGTTTGCAAACAGCCTTTGCCCTGGAATCGGTGCTCGACGAGGTGTGCTTTATCCTCGGCCCGCCGCTGTCGGTGGGATTGTGTGTGCTGCTGTTTCCCGAGGCGGGGCCGCTGGTGGGGGCGATCCTGTTGGCGGTTGGCGTGACCGCCTTTGTTCTGCAAAAACAGACCGAGCCTGCCATTCACGCGCAACTTGAGCACCAGGGCAGTTGGTTGATCACCCAGCCGTCGGTGCTGGTGTTGATAATCCTACTGGTGGCCATGGGCACCATTGTCGGGGTGGTAGACGTGGTCAGCGTGGCGTTCGCCCAGCACCAGGGCCAGCCGGCTGCCGCGAGTATCGTGCTGTCGGTGTATGCCATCGGCTCGTGCCTGGCGGGGCTGGCCTTCGGTGCGCTGAAGCTGAACATGCCCTTGCCCCGGCAGTTCCTGCTCTGTGGCCTGGCAACTGCCCTGACAACCCTGCCACTGCTGTGGGTGGGGGATATCCTCGGGCTGGCATTGGCGGTGTTTGTGTCCGGGCTGTTTTTTGCCCCGACCTTGATTGTGTCCATGGCGCTGGTGGAGCAGGTCGTGCCACCCAGCCGCCTGACCGAAGGCATGACCTGGCTGATCACCGGCTTGAGTATCGGCGTGGCCATCGGTGCCGCGAGTTCCGGCTGGATGATCGACCACTTTGGCGCCGCCAGCGGGTTCTGGGTGGCGCTGATGGCCGGGGCAGTGGTGCTGGTGTCCGCTTTATTGGGCTACCGCCGCCTGGGATGA
- a CDS encoding type II toxin-antitoxin system HicB family antitoxin: MSNQLKHKGYIGSIEASVEDNCLFGKLLFIRPLVSYEGQTVAQLEAAFREAVEDYLVTCQTLGQAPEKPCKGSFNVRVGHDLHLAAALAATQKKVTLNDLTRQALNEFLRHHRTDSHPALG, translated from the coding sequence GTGAGCAACCAGTTGAAACACAAAGGTTACATCGGCTCCATAGAAGCCAGCGTCGAGGACAATTGCCTGTTCGGCAAGCTGCTGTTTATCCGCCCCCTGGTCAGTTACGAAGGGCAGACCGTGGCCCAGTTGGAGGCCGCCTTTCGCGAGGCCGTGGAGGATTATCTGGTTACTTGCCAGACCCTGGGCCAGGCACCGGAAAAGCCCTGCAAAGGCTCCTTCAATGTACGGGTCGGCCATGATCTGCACCTGGCTGCGGCCCTGGCGGCGACGCAGAAAAAGGTCACGCTCAACGACCTGACACGCCAGGCGCTGAACGAGTTCCTGCGCCATCACCGTACAGACAGCCACCCCGCCCTGGGGTGA
- a CDS encoding type II toxin-antitoxin system HicA family toxin: protein MSKNEKLLAKLLNLQMAFTWPELVTLLGWLGYRQIEGAGSRVKFDIGDPSAMITLHKPHPGNELKYYIRRQIIEQLESGGLIQ, encoded by the coding sequence GTGTCCAAAAATGAAAAGCTGCTCGCCAAACTGCTTAACCTGCAGATGGCATTTACCTGGCCCGAGCTCGTGACATTGTTAGGCTGGCTGGGTTACCGACAAATCGAAGGGGCTGGGAGCCGCGTCAAGTTCGACATAGGCGACCCGAGTGCAATGATCACCTTGCACAAGCCCCACCCTGGCAATGAACTGAAGTACTACATTCGGCGCCAGATCATTGAACAGTTGGAATCAGGAGGCTTGATTCAGTGA